Proteins from a genomic interval of Canis lupus familiaris isolate Mischka breed German Shepherd chromosome 33, alternate assembly UU_Cfam_GSD_1.0, whole genome shotgun sequence:
- the TRAT1 gene encoding T-cell receptor-associated transmembrane adapter 1 produces MPGSSECFYVWIILAFLGLALVVSLIFNISHYVEKQRQDKMYSYSEDYIPREEEYYVEDTPIYGNLDDMVPEPVDENCYEQMKARPERCTNELQGATLPTQASEEAQVFYASLDHNCEGKHRKTKKQNNYVLDKDEDEQLHAEDVSLSKTTLVNSFPLENQEIEENVHDDPIRLFGLIRAKKESIN; encoded by the exons gaagCTCTGAATGCTTTTATGTCTGGATAATTCTAGCCTTTTTGGGATTAGCTCTGGTTGTATCACTGATCTTCAATATTTCCCACTATGTGGAAAAGCAGCGACAAG ATAAAATGTACAGTTACTCTGAAGACTATATTCCCAG GGAGGAGGAGTATTATGTTGAAGACACACCAATTTATGGTAACTTAGATGACATGGTCCcag AACCAGTGGATGAAAATTGCTATGAACAAATGAAAGCCCGACCAGAGAGATGTACAAATGAACTGCAAGGAGCCACCCTGCCTACACAG GCATCCGAGGAAGCACAGGTATTTTATGCCTCACTGGATCACAACTGTGAGGGGAAGCACAGGAAGACCAAGAAACAGAATAATTATGTGTTAGACAAGGATGAAGATGAGCAGTTACATGCAGAGGATGTCAGCCTCTCTAAGACCACTTTGGTAAACAGTTTCCCACTTGAGAACCAGGAAATAGAGGAAAATGTTCATGATGATCCCATCAGACTGTTTGGATTGATTCGTGCAAAGAAAGAATCTATAAACTAG